From the genome of Mycobacterium dioxanotrophicus, one region includes:
- a CDS encoding alpha/beta fold hydrolase produces the protein MPAPTDAEYFDLGDFTLQSGLTLRNATLAYQTYGTLNADKSNVIVYPTWYSGWHTDNEWLIGTDKTLNPDEWFIIVPNMLGNGLSSSPSNTPAPYDRARFPDVTFYDQVEAQHKLVTEKFGISTIALVTGWSMGAGQTYQWAVSHPELVQRAAPFCGSSITAPHNKVFLESLIFALTADAVWADGDYSPDRLPVKGLRAFARVYSGWGYSQAFYWQEAWRELGFTSFDDFLYGFWENFFRDGRDPNNLIAMLRTWHSGNVGNTPGFGGDVEKALASIKCPLLAMPAEKDLYFPPEDEQWASQFIPQGEVRVIPGIWGHFAGGGVNPADTDFIDAGIRDLLGKPGYTPPA, from the coding sequence GTGCCAGCACCCACTGATGCCGAATATTTCGACCTCGGCGACTTCACCTTGCAGAGCGGTCTCACGCTGCGCAACGCAACCCTCGCGTACCAGACCTACGGCACGCTGAACGCGGACAAGTCCAACGTGATCGTCTACCCCACTTGGTATTCGGGGTGGCACACGGACAACGAATGGCTCATCGGTACCGACAAGACGCTCAACCCCGACGAGTGGTTCATCATCGTGCCCAACATGCTCGGGAACGGGCTGTCGTCCTCGCCGTCCAACACACCGGCTCCGTATGACCGCGCCCGCTTTCCCGATGTGACGTTCTACGACCAGGTCGAGGCGCAACACAAACTCGTCACGGAGAAGTTCGGCATATCGACCATCGCACTCGTCACCGGCTGGTCGATGGGTGCCGGGCAGACTTACCAGTGGGCGGTGAGCCATCCCGAACTGGTGCAGCGCGCGGCGCCGTTCTGCGGGTCGAGCATCACTGCGCCACACAACAAGGTCTTCCTCGAGTCGTTGATCTTCGCTCTGACGGCGGACGCGGTGTGGGCCGATGGGGATTACTCCCCGGACAGGCTGCCGGTCAAGGGATTACGTGCATTCGCCAGGGTCTACTCGGGCTGGGGCTACTCGCAGGCGTTCTACTGGCAGGAAGCGTGGCGTGAGCTGGGCTTCACGTCGTTCGACGATTTTCTGTACGGCTTCTGGGAGAACTTCTTCCGCGACGGGCGCGATCCCAACAATCTCATCGCGATGCTGCGGACTTGGCACAGCGGAAACGTCGGTAACACACCAGGGTTCGGCGGTGACGTGGAAAAGGCGCTGGCGTCCATCAAATGTCCGCTGCTGGCGATGCCTGCCGAAAAGGATCTGTACTTCCCGCCCGAAGACGAGCAGTGGGCGAGTCAGTTCATCCCACAGGGCGAAGTGCGGGTCATCCCCGGCATCTGGGGGCACTTCGCCGGGGGCGGAGTAAATCCCGCGGACACCGACTTCATCGATGCGGGTATTCGTGACCTGCTCGGGAAGCCGGGGTACACGCCTCCAGCTTGA
- a CDS encoding SDR family oxidoreductase, with protein sequence MDPVDKVVVITGAGSGIGRATARVLLDAGHRVVLAGRTPESLSETADDRPNARAVTTDVTDSASVRALFDGVVSAFGRVDVLFNNAGVFGPSASIADIEDEQWHTVWRTNVDGAVFCAREAARVMAAQQPRGGRIINNGSISAHRPRPESLAYTVTKHAISGLTASMLLDLRDIDICVTQIDIGNAATSMTAGFSNQTLQADGSLAAEPTFDVDHVARAIGHIVELPLEVSVPTITVMARAMPYAGRG encoded by the coding sequence ATCGATCCCGTGGACAAAGTTGTGGTCATCACGGGCGCAGGCAGCGGTATCGGCAGGGCGACGGCGCGGGTGCTGCTGGATGCCGGTCATCGGGTGGTGCTGGCCGGGCGCACGCCCGAGTCGCTGAGCGAAACCGCCGACGACAGACCGAATGCGCGGGCGGTGACGACTGACGTGACCGACTCGGCCTCCGTGCGGGCGTTGTTCGATGGCGTGGTGTCGGCCTTCGGGCGCGTCGACGTGCTGTTCAACAACGCGGGAGTGTTCGGGCCGTCGGCGTCGATCGCCGACATCGAGGACGAGCAGTGGCACACCGTGTGGCGCACCAATGTCGACGGCGCAGTGTTCTGTGCGCGCGAGGCCGCCCGCGTCATGGCCGCACAGCAGCCGCGGGGCGGACGCATCATCAACAACGGTTCGATATCCGCGCATCGCCCGCGCCCCGAAAGCCTCGCCTACACCGTCACCAAGCACGCGATCAGCGGGCTGACCGCGTCGATGTTGTTGGATCTGCGCGATATCGACATCTGCGTGACGCAGATCGACATCGGCAACGCAGCCACCAGCATGACGGCCGGGTTCAGCAATCAGACCTTGCAGGCCGACGGAAGCCTCGCAGCCGAGCCGACTTTCGACGTCGACCACGTGGCGCGCGCCATCGGCCACATCGTCGAGCTGCCGCTGGAAGTGTCCGTTCCGACCATTACGGTGATGGCGCGGGCCATGCCGTACGCGGGCCGCGGGTGA
- a CDS encoding 1,4-dihydroxy-2-naphthoyl-CoA synthase, translating into MSSDSSAASPFDPAAWESVAGFGDLTDITYHRHVVDGAKQPTVRIAFDRPEVRNAFRPHTVDELYRVLDHARMSSDVGVILLTGNGPSPKDGGWAFCSGGDQRIRGRTGYQYASGETAETVDPARAGRLHILEVQRLIRFMPKVVICLVNGWAAGGGHSLHVTCDLTLASREHARFKQTDADVGSFDGGFGSAYLARQTGQKFAREIFFLGRSYDAETMHQMGAVNEVVDHAELETVGLQWAAEINGKSPQAIRMLKFGFNLIDDGLVGQQVFAGEATRLAYMTDEAVEGRDAFLEKRDPDWSGFPRYF; encoded by the coding sequence GTGAGCTCTGATTCCAGCGCAGCCAGTCCGTTCGACCCCGCGGCGTGGGAGTCGGTCGCCGGTTTCGGTGACCTGACCGACATCACCTACCACCGGCATGTCGTCGACGGCGCCAAGCAGCCGACGGTCCGCATCGCATTCGACCGGCCCGAGGTCCGCAACGCATTCCGCCCGCACACCGTCGACGAGCTGTACCGGGTGCTCGACCACGCCCGCATGTCGTCGGACGTCGGCGTGATCCTGCTGACCGGAAACGGCCCGTCGCCCAAAGACGGCGGCTGGGCGTTCTGCTCCGGCGGCGATCAGCGCATCCGGGGGCGCACCGGCTACCAGTACGCATCGGGGGAAACGGCTGAGACCGTGGATCCGGCCCGCGCCGGACGACTGCACATCCTGGAGGTGCAGCGGCTGATCAGGTTCATGCCGAAGGTAGTGATCTGTCTGGTCAACGGCTGGGCCGCCGGCGGCGGGCACAGCCTGCACGTCACCTGCGATCTGACGCTGGCCAGCCGCGAGCATGCCCGGTTCAAGCAGACCGACGCCGATGTCGGCAGTTTCGACGGCGGGTTCGGCAGTGCGTACCTGGCCCGGCAGACCGGGCAGAAGTTCGCCCGTGAGATCTTCTTCCTGGGCCGCAGCTATGACGCCGAGACCATGCACCAGATGGGTGCGGTGAACGAGGTCGTCGACCATGCCGAGCTGGAGACCGTCGGCCTGCAGTGGGCGGCCGAGATCAACGGCAAGTCGCCGCAGGCCATCCGGATGCTCAAGTTCGGCTTCAACCTGATCGACGATGGACTCGTCGGGCAACAGGTATTCGCCGGGGAGGCAACGCGTTTGGCCTACATGACTGACGAGGCCGTGGAGGGTCGTGACGCCTTCCTGGAGAAGCGCGATCCGGATTGGAGCGGTTTCCCCCGATACTTCTGA
- a CDS encoding nitroreductase family deazaflavin-dependent oxidoreductase: MADERIRPPWWLKYVNKVMIGLNKLGVGGDKGPVVLTVTGRKTGKPRTTPVTPMTVDGRRYIVAGLPRGDWAANARAAGEATINQGRRAQRVRMVEIPADEARPLLRQFPILVPTGVGFMKNAGLVTGPNPDEFEALAGRCAVFRLDPV, translated from the coding sequence ATGGCTGACGAACGCATCCGGCCACCGTGGTGGCTCAAGTACGTCAACAAGGTGATGATCGGGCTCAACAAGCTCGGCGTCGGTGGCGACAAAGGCCCGGTGGTGCTGACGGTGACCGGGCGTAAGACGGGTAAGCCACGGACGACACCGGTCACCCCGATGACTGTGGACGGTCGGCGCTACATCGTCGCAGGCCTACCCCGAGGTGACTGGGCCGCCAACGCGCGCGCCGCCGGTGAGGCCACCATCAATCAGGGCCGCCGCGCGCAGCGGGTGCGCATGGTGGAGATCCCGGCCGACGAGGCCCGTCCGCTGCTGCGGCAATTTCCCATCCTGGTACCGACCGGCGTCGGGTTCATGAAGAACGCCGGGCTGGTCACCGGGCCGAACCCCGACGAGTTCGAAGCCCTCGCCGGCCGCTGCGCGGTATTTCGGCTCGACCCGGTGTAA
- a CDS encoding HNH endonuclease signature motif containing protein, translating to MSSQPTSFADDGVTPAQRLEVLLEELSELAGQRNAIDGRIVDIVAELERDELCGATGARSIAALVAWKTGVTPNNADTMVAVARRAEDFPLCVEGLREGRLSLDQVGVIAERAADGSDAHYAELAAVATVTQLRTAVKLEPRPEPEPTPDAEPEPKRSFRKEVHADYTTYRVTLPREEAATVDAAMQSHHDALIAQWKRDHEDAESEQTPPFPNTVDAFMGLVESGWDADVAARPHGQHTTVVVHVDLDRDGEKPVAALHLGPVLTEEERRYLTCDATCEVWFERHGQPIGAGRTARTVNRRLRRALEHRDRCCAVPGCGATRGLHAHHLKHWEDGGATELDNMVLLCPYHHRLHHKGGITITGPAHQLTVTDATGRELHPGSLARPPTTPPPDVPPYRGPTGERADWWWYTPFQPEPPPSPN from the coding sequence ATGTCCTCGCAGCCAACATCTTTCGCTGATGATGGGGTGACGCCTGCGCAGCGGCTGGAGGTGTTGCTCGAGGAGTTGTCGGAGTTGGCCGGGCAACGCAACGCGATCGACGGACGCATCGTCGACATCGTCGCCGAACTGGAGCGTGACGAGTTGTGTGGTGCCACGGGTGCTCGCTCGATCGCGGCGTTGGTGGCCTGGAAAACCGGTGTCACCCCCAACAACGCCGACACCATGGTGGCGGTGGCGCGACGGGCTGAGGACTTCCCGCTCTGCGTCGAGGGCCTGCGGGAGGGCCGGTTGTCGCTGGATCAGGTCGGGGTGATCGCCGAGCGCGCCGCCGATGGTTCCGATGCGCATTACGCCGAGCTGGCCGCGGTCGCCACAGTGACCCAGTTGCGTACCGCCGTGAAACTAGAACCCCGCCCCGAACCCGAACCCACCCCGGACGCCGAGCCGGAGCCCAAACGGTCGTTCCGCAAAGAGGTCCACGCCGATTACACGACCTACCGGGTCACCCTGCCGCGCGAGGAGGCAGCGACCGTCGATGCGGCGATGCAGTCGCATCACGACGCCCTGATCGCACAGTGGAAACGTGACCACGAGGATGCCGAGAGCGAGCAGACGCCGCCGTTCCCGAACACCGTGGATGCCTTCATGGGCCTGGTCGAGTCGGGCTGGGACGCCGATGTGGCGGCCCGCCCGCACGGGCAGCACACCACCGTCGTCGTGCATGTTGATCTCGACCGCGACGGTGAGAAGCCGGTCGCGGCCTTGCATCTCGGGCCGGTGCTCACCGAGGAGGAGCGACGCTACCTGACCTGCGACGCGACGTGCGAGGTGTGGTTCGAACGCCACGGCCAACCGATCGGGGCAGGACGCACCGCCCGCACCGTCAACCGCCGCCTGCGCCGCGCCCTGGAGCACCGCGACCGCTGCTGCGCAGTGCCCGGCTGCGGGGCCACCCGCGGACTACACGCTCACCATCTAAAGCACTGGGAGGACGGCGGCGCCACAGAGCTGGACAACATGGTGTTGCTCTGCCCTTACCACCATCGGCTGCATCACAAGGGTGGCATCACCATCACCGGCCCCGCCCACCAACTCACGGTCACCGACGCCACCGGGCGAGAACTCCACCCCGGATCGCTCGCGCGGCCACCGACCACACCGCCACCCGATGTCCCACCCTATCGCGGGCCGACCGGCGAACGCGCCGACTGGTGGTGGTACACACCCTTCCAACCCGAGCCACCACCATCGCCCAACTAG
- a CDS encoding HAD family hydrolase — protein sequence MVPMVHAVMFDFSGTLFRLEEDESWFEGMAVDEQEVDGHVQAELMRRLTAPTGRSVEMSDEQYHAWVNRDLAPHLHREAYLHVLRESGLADHHAESLYDRVIDPASWTAYPDTADVLKSLKSQGIRTAVVSNIAFDVRPAFAAAGADAYVDEFVLSFEVGAVKPDAAIFAAALDKLGVDATDALMVGDSEEADGGARALGCEFALVDPLPTAERPAGLRRALTRYGIHT from the coding sequence ATGGTTCCCATGGTGCATGCGGTGATGTTCGACTTTTCGGGGACCCTGTTCCGCCTCGAGGAGGACGAGAGCTGGTTCGAGGGGATGGCCGTCGACGAACAGGAGGTCGACGGGCATGTGCAGGCCGAGTTGATGCGTCGGCTCACCGCCCCCACGGGCCGTTCGGTGGAGATGTCCGACGAGCAGTACCACGCGTGGGTGAACCGCGACCTGGCCCCGCACTTGCACCGCGAGGCCTACCTGCACGTGCTGCGCGAGTCGGGGCTGGCCGATCACCACGCCGAGTCGCTGTATGACCGGGTGATCGACCCGGCCAGCTGGACGGCCTACCCCGATACCGCCGATGTGCTGAAAAGCCTTAAATCGCAAGGCATCCGAACGGCGGTGGTATCCAACATCGCATTCGACGTGCGGCCGGCGTTCGCGGCCGCCGGCGCCGACGCCTACGTCGACGAATTCGTGCTGTCCTTCGAGGTGGGCGCGGTCAAGCCCGACGCGGCGATCTTCGCCGCCGCCCTGGACAAGCTCGGGGTGGACGCCACCGACGCACTTATGGTCGGTGACAGCGAAGAAGCCGACGGCGGCGCGCGGGCGCTGGGATGCGAGTTCGCGCTGGTCGACCCCTTGCCGACCGCCGAGCGGCCCGCCGGGCTGCGTCGCGCCCTGACCCGCTACGGGATCCACACCTAG
- a CDS encoding GNAT family N-acetyltransferase: protein MTELTLRATTDDDDFREFMSASYGVFLQDPRMDEIDLIRKFTDLDRMFGFHDGKRWASTAGAFAREVILPGGLTAPVAAVTVVTVSPSHRRRGLLTAMMRHQLDDIRSRGEALAILFASEALIYGRFGYGMACSSATLKGQVRELAFRPDVDLGDGLVTAVDAETLLSCAPAIYDQATAQKPGQMARTGPWWESWIHDNEERQKDSGKIRFAVHHDADGTVSGFAIYRPKSHWADTGQPAAELHVQEVRATHSRAYARLWRYLLDMDLVRSVTCYGAAVDEPLRYLVADQRALQCDVSDGVYVRLVDVARALTLRRYAAPIDVVLEVSDEFCPWNSGRYRLRGGPDHADCENTTEPPDIAITARDLGAIYLGGVSLQSLTAAGLAVELTAGSVQRSAVGFGWPTAPSVPDDF from the coding sequence GTGACTGAACTGACCCTGCGCGCAACCACCGACGATGACGACTTCCGAGAATTCATGTCAGCGTCGTATGGGGTGTTCCTGCAAGACCCTCGGATGGACGAGATCGACCTGATCCGCAAGTTCACCGACCTCGACCGGATGTTCGGGTTTCACGACGGGAAGCGGTGGGCGTCGACGGCCGGGGCGTTTGCGCGGGAGGTGATCCTTCCCGGAGGCCTGACCGCGCCGGTGGCCGCTGTCACGGTGGTCACCGTGTCGCCCAGCCACCGCCGCCGCGGTCTACTGACCGCGATGATGCGTCATCAGCTCGACGACATCCGATCCCGCGGCGAGGCGCTGGCGATCTTGTTCGCGTCAGAAGCGTTGATCTACGGGCGTTTTGGCTACGGCATGGCATGCTCCAGCGCCACGTTGAAGGGGCAGGTGCGCGAGCTCGCGTTCCGCCCGGACGTCGACCTCGGCGACGGCTTGGTGACAGCAGTCGATGCCGAGACACTGCTGAGCTGCGCTCCGGCGATTTACGACCAGGCGACCGCGCAGAAGCCCGGTCAGATGGCCCGAACCGGTCCGTGGTGGGAGTCCTGGATCCACGACAACGAGGAGCGTCAAAAGGACTCCGGCAAGATCCGCTTCGCGGTGCACCACGACGCTGACGGAACCGTCAGCGGATTCGCCATCTACCGCCCCAAGTCGCATTGGGCGGATACCGGACAGCCCGCTGCCGAATTGCACGTCCAGGAGGTGCGGGCCACTCATTCCCGCGCGTACGCGCGGCTCTGGCGGTACCTGTTGGACATGGATCTGGTGCGCAGCGTCACCTGCTACGGGGCCGCCGTCGACGAACCGCTGCGCTACCTGGTGGCCGACCAGCGCGCCTTGCAATGCGATGTGAGCGACGGTGTCTACGTGCGGTTGGTGGACGTCGCCCGCGCGTTGACGCTGCGCCGTTACGCCGCCCCGATCGACGTCGTCTTGGAGGTGAGCGACGAGTTCTGCCCGTGGAACTCCGGGCGCTACCGGCTGCGCGGCGGCCCCGACCACGCCGATTGCGAAAACACCACGGAGCCACCCGATATCGCCATCACCGCGCGTGATCTCGGGGCCATCTACCTGGGTGGGGTGAGCCTGCAGTCCTTGACCGCGGCCGGATTGGCAGTCGAACTCACCGCGGGCTCGGTGCAGCGGTCCGCGGTGGGCTTCGGCTGGCCGACGGCTCCGAGCGTTCCCGACGACTTCTAG
- a CDS encoding SDR family NAD(P)-dependent oxidoreductase, which yields MRTVVVTGGGTGIGRAVAARFAADGADVVITGRRIDVLHKAAEDIDGSVRAIVLDGTDPLRTATVAEEIGAVDVLVNNAGGNTDFDRDAPIDLTDVAEAWRQNLDNNLISAVLMTTALLPRMPAGSTIITIGSIAADKGAGSYGAAKAAVASWNIDLARQIGDRGITANVVSPGYIADTEFFRDKLTDDRRTSLLDAAMTKRAGSPSDIAATVAFLASSGARQITGQTVAVNGGEWPSR from the coding sequence ATGCGGACAGTAGTTGTCACTGGCGGGGGTACCGGGATCGGCCGAGCGGTCGCCGCTCGATTCGCCGCAGACGGCGCGGACGTGGTCATCACGGGCCGGCGGATCGACGTTCTCCACAAGGCCGCGGAAGACATCGATGGCTCGGTACGCGCCATCGTGCTCGACGGCACCGACCCGCTGCGCACCGCGACAGTTGCCGAAGAGATCGGCGCGGTGGATGTGCTGGTGAACAACGCCGGAGGCAACACGGATTTCGACCGGGACGCGCCGATCGATCTAACCGACGTAGCCGAGGCGTGGCGGCAGAACCTGGACAACAACCTCATCAGCGCGGTGCTCATGACGACGGCGCTGCTCCCCAGAATGCCGGCCGGCTCCACCATCATCACCATCGGCTCGATCGCTGCCGACAAGGGCGCCGGTTCCTACGGAGCTGCCAAAGCTGCTGTCGCATCATGGAATATCGACTTGGCACGACAGATCGGCGATCGCGGTATCACTGCGAACGTCGTGTCACCCGGTTACATCGCGGATACCGAGTTCTTCCGGGACAAGCTCACCGACGATCGTCGGACCTCACTCCTGGACGCCGCGATGACCAAGCGCGCCGGCTCACCGTCCGACATCGCCGCCACCGTCGCATTTCTCGCCTCGTCTGGTGCGCGCCAGATCACCGGCCAGACCGTGGCAGTGAACGGAGGCGAATGGCCGAGCCGCTGA
- a CDS encoding MarR family winged helix-turn-helix transcriptional regulator — protein sequence MDESTSDDPVDAIAAAWRRELPHVSVESIGIVTRVWQIAKLLGDDRARLLRARDADMATLDLLSTLRRHGRPYRMTTRELAAASLITAGAITQRVDRAEKQGLVRRAGRHDSRAVDVELTERGHETADELVAAVLARECELLQGLSRVQREQLANTLKALLGHLSDELGVRERPGHVGHHDI from the coding sequence GTGGACGAGTCAACATCGGACGACCCGGTCGATGCCATCGCGGCGGCATGGCGGCGCGAATTACCCCATGTCTCGGTGGAATCCATCGGCATCGTCACGCGGGTCTGGCAGATCGCAAAGCTGCTCGGCGATGATCGGGCCCGGCTGCTGCGCGCCCGTGATGCCGATATGGCCACCCTCGACCTCCTCTCGACCCTGCGACGCCACGGCAGGCCCTACCGCATGACGACGCGGGAGCTGGCCGCCGCCTCACTCATCACCGCCGGCGCGATCACACAACGCGTGGACCGGGCCGAAAAACAGGGACTCGTCAGACGCGCGGGCCGACACGACTCCCGAGCCGTCGACGTCGAACTGACCGAGCGGGGCCACGAGACCGCCGACGAGCTCGTGGCGGCCGTGCTGGCTCGCGAATGTGAGCTGCTCCAAGGGCTTTCCCGGGTTCAACGGGAGCAACTCGCGAACACGCTCAAGGCTCTGCTCGGGCATCTTTCGGACGAACTCGGAGTGCGGGAGCGGCCGGGTCATGTCGGGCACCACGACATCTGA
- a CDS encoding RNA polymerase sigma factor, with protein sequence MAEDLRDTVDAVWRMEAAKIVATLTRSIGDVGLAEDMAADALVDALTQWPQTGVPRNPGAWLTTVAKRKAIDYFRRQDNLDTKYVVLASELADHVDEAWDPDRIDDDVLRLIFISAHPVLSREAQIALTLRVVGGLSTEEIAKAFLTSKATMAARITRAKKALAGVPFEVPDRTEFGARLAAVLGVIYLVFNEGYAASSGQRWIRDELCSEALRLGRVLAALTPDEPEVHGLVALMEFQSSRFAARTDADGNPVLLEDQDRTRWDRAQIHRGVARLDRVKELVQQRGWGSYALQAALAECHAVAPTAADTDWARIVSIYDALLQITPSPVVELNRAVALAMRDGPADALPVVDGITGLDDSYLLPSVRGELLSRLGRNDEAATEFERAAAMTANERERTVLLEKVKSERGA encoded by the coding sequence ATGGCAGAGGACCTGCGGGACACCGTCGACGCGGTGTGGCGCATGGAAGCTGCCAAGATCGTCGCGACGCTGACCCGCTCGATCGGGGACGTCGGTCTGGCCGAGGACATGGCGGCCGACGCCCTGGTCGACGCATTGACGCAGTGGCCGCAGACCGGGGTACCCCGCAATCCCGGCGCCTGGTTGACGACGGTGGCCAAGCGCAAGGCGATCGACTACTTCCGGCGCCAGGACAACCTCGACACCAAATACGTCGTGCTGGCTAGTGAACTCGCTGACCACGTCGATGAGGCATGGGATCCCGACCGTATCGACGACGACGTGCTGCGGCTGATCTTCATCTCGGCGCATCCGGTGTTGTCACGGGAAGCGCAGATCGCACTCACCCTGCGGGTGGTCGGCGGCCTGAGCACCGAGGAGATCGCCAAGGCGTTCCTCACGTCGAAGGCGACGATGGCGGCACGCATCACCCGCGCCAAGAAGGCCCTTGCCGGCGTGCCCTTCGAGGTGCCCGACCGCACCGAGTTCGGGGCGCGACTGGCCGCCGTGCTGGGCGTGATCTACCTGGTGTTCAACGAGGGTTACGCAGCGTCGTCGGGTCAGCGCTGGATCCGCGACGAATTGTGCAGTGAGGCACTACGACTGGGCCGGGTGCTGGCGGCCCTGACCCCCGACGAACCCGAAGTACACGGGCTGGTGGCGCTGATGGAATTCCAGTCGTCGCGATTCGCGGCCCGCACCGACGCCGACGGTAACCCGGTGCTGCTGGAGGATCAGGACCGCACCCGCTGGGACCGCGCCCAGATCCACCGCGGCGTCGCTCGCCTGGATCGCGTCAAAGAACTTGTCCAGCAACGTGGTTGGGGATCGTACGCGCTGCAGGCCGCACTGGCCGAATGTCACGCTGTCGCTCCCACCGCCGCCGACACCGACTGGGCCCGCATCGTGTCGATCTACGATGCGCTGCTGCAGATCACCCCCTCGCCGGTGGTGGAACTGAACCGGGCGGTGGCCCTGGCGATGCGCGACGGACCCGCCGACGCACTGCCCGTCGTGGACGGTATCACCGGACTGGACGACTCGTACCTGTTGCCGAGCGTGCGCGGAGAATTGCTGTCGCGGCTGGGCCGGAACGACGAGGCGGCAACCGAATTCGAGCGGGCAGCAGCCATGACGGCCAACGAACGCGAACGGACGGTGCTGCTGGAGAAGGTCAAGTCTGAGCGCGGCGCCTAG
- the fadD8 gene encoding fatty-acid--CoA ligase FadD8 has product MSDLLRHPLHSGHLTVGALKRNKDKPVLFLGDTTLTGGQLADRISQYIQAFEALGAGTGAAVGLLSLNRPEVLMIIGAGQTQGYRRTALHPLGSLDDHAYVLADAEVTSLIIDPTPAFVERAQGLLDKVPSLKQVLTIGPVPTELEGVAVDLAAEAAKFSPQPLVAADLAPDHIGGLTYTGGTTGKPKGVIGTVQSITTMTTIQLAEWEWPENPRFLMCTPLSHAGAAFFVPTVVKGGELIVLTKFDPAEVLRVIEEQKITATMLVPSMIYALMDHPDSHTRDLSSLQTVYYGASAMNPVRLAEAIRRFGPIFAQYYGQSEAPMVITYLSKKDHDEKRLTSCGRPTLFARTALLDAEGNRVPQGEVGEICVSGPLLSGGYWKLPEATAETFRDGWMHTGDLAREDEDGFWYIVDRTKDMIVTGGFNVFPREVEDVVAEHPSVAQVCVIGTPDEKWGEAVTAVVVLRPDAASDEAAVAAMTAEIQAAVKERKGSVQSPKQVLVVDSVPVTALGKPDKKAVRAQFWAGAERSVG; this is encoded by the coding sequence ATGAGTGACCTGCTGCGCCATCCCCTGCACTCCGGCCACCTCACCGTCGGCGCCCTCAAGCGCAACAAGGACAAGCCGGTCCTGTTCCTCGGCGACACCACCTTGACCGGTGGCCAGCTCGCCGACCGCATCAGCCAGTACATCCAGGCGTTCGAGGCGCTCGGCGCCGGTACCGGCGCGGCGGTCGGGCTGCTGTCACTGAACCGGCCCGAGGTGCTGATGATCATCGGAGCCGGCCAGACCCAGGGCTACCGGCGCACGGCCCTGCATCCGCTCGGATCCCTCGACGACCACGCGTACGTGCTGGCCGACGCCGAGGTGACATCGCTGATCATCGACCCGACGCCGGCGTTCGTCGAACGGGCCCAGGGTCTGCTGGACAAGGTGCCCAGCCTCAAGCAGGTGCTGACCATCGGCCCGGTGCCCACCGAGTTGGAGGGCGTGGCCGTCGACCTGGCCGCCGAAGCCGCCAAGTTCAGCCCGCAGCCGCTGGTCGCCGCCGACCTCGCGCCCGACCACATCGGCGGCCTGACCTACACCGGTGGCACCACCGGCAAGCCCAAGGGCGTCATCGGCACGGTGCAGTCCATCACCACGATGACCACCATCCAGCTCGCCGAGTGGGAGTGGCCGGAGAACCCGCGCTTTCTGATGTGCACGCCACTGTCGCATGCCGGCGCCGCGTTCTTCGTCCCGACCGTCGTCAAAGGCGGTGAGCTGATCGTCCTGACGAAGTTCGACCCGGCCGAGGTGCTGCGGGTGATCGAGGAGCAGAAGATCACCGCGACCATGCTGGTGCCGTCGATGATCTATGCGCTGATGGATCATCCGGATTCGCATACCCGGGATCTATCGTCGCTGCAGACCGTCTACTACGGCGCCTCGGCGATGAACCCCGTGCGCCTGGCCGAAGCCATCCGGCGATTCGGCCCGATCTTCGCGCAGTACTACGGGCAATCCGAGGCTCCGATGGTCATCACGTACCTGTCGAAAAAGGATCACGACGAGAAGCGGCTCACCTCGTGTGGGCGGCCCACCCTGTTCGCGCGGACCGCTCTGCTGGACGCCGAAGGCAACCGGGTGCCCCAGGGTGAGGTCGGCGAGATCTGCGTGTCCGGGCCGCTACTGTCGGGCGGGTACTGGAAGTTGCCGGAGGCCACCGCGGAGACATTCCGCGACGGCTGGATGCACACCGGCGACCTGGCCCGCGAAGACGAGGACGGTTTCTGGTACATCGTCGACCGGACCAAGGACATGATCGTCACCGGAGGCTTCAACGTGTTCCCCCGGGAGGTGGAAGACGTTGTGGCCGAACATCCCTCGGTGGCCCAAGTGTGCGTGATCGGTACCCCCGACGAGAAGTGGGGCGAGGCGGTGACGGCCGTGGTGGTGCTGCGTCCGGACGCCGCTTCCGATGAAGCAGCGGTAGCCGCGATGACCGCCGAGATCCAGGCCGCAGTCAAGGAACGCAAGGGTTCGGTGCAGTCACCCAAGCAGGTGCTCGTGGTGGACTCCGTGCCGGTGACGGCGCTGGGCAAGCCCGACAAGAAGGCGGTGCGCGCCCAGTTCTGGGCGGGCGCTGAGCGGTCGGTGGGCTGA